In Scomber japonicus isolate fScoJap1 chromosome 7, fScoJap1.pri, whole genome shotgun sequence, one genomic interval encodes:
- the rgmd gene encoding RGM domain family, member D, giving the protein MGRSGPQISAKRQLWDCVTLTMVVLSLLFRPAHCQQCRIQRCNAEYVASTSPSSGLQEDVALDVDYCIALRAYALCTRRQARSCRGDLVYHSAVFRIKELFSQHNCSSDGPTSSAKVPSTSRPAMSELCDYENRVLVSGSAGQQKKYAHCGLFGDPHLRTFRDEFQTCKVEGAWPLIDNRFLSVQVTNVPVVLGSSATATSKITVIFKSYHGCTDQKVYQATTEDLPLAFQDGTRSGGDSGSLTIVERGGSGVGRQVKIQARYIGTSIIVRRVGSYLTFAIRMPEDTLDFSEDNGGLQLCLHGCPRNELIKEHMLSRQQPRLPGAGQGTNTELGPLRPPHQVYTVERATAKCRETLQVEDVYFQSCVFDLLTTGDPEFSMAAYSALEDLKALPPSKLKQNPPRTPPPHNRGMSHTSAAVNSSSQLALLLLILLLL; this is encoded by the exons ctcaCTGCCAGCAGTGTCGAATCCAGCGCTGCAATGCGGAGTATGTGGCTTCTACCTCACCCTCTAGTGGGCTTCAGGAGGACGTGGCTCTGGATGTGGACTACTGCATCGCCCTGCGGGCCTACGCCTTGTGCACCCGCCGGCAGGCACGGAGCTGCCGGGGTGACCTGGTCTACCATTCGGCTGTCTTCCGCATTAAGGAGTTATTCTCTCAGCACAACTGCTCGAGCGACGGGCCCACCTCCTCCGCAAAGGTCCCCAGCACGTCTCGGCCGGCCATGTCAGAGCTGTGCGACTACGAGAATCGGGTTCTTGTCTCGGGCTCAGCTGGTCAGCAGAAGAAATATGCCCACTGTGGATTATTCGGAGACCCGCACCTACGGACTTTCCGAGACGAATTTCAGACCTGCAAGGTTGAAGGGGCGTGGCCTCTGATAGATAACCGCTTCCTGTCGGTGCAGGTGACCAATGTGCCTGTCGTCCTCGGCTCCAGCGCCACAGCGACCAGCAAG aTCACAGTGATCTTCAAGTCGTATCACGGCTGTACAGATCAGAAGGTGTACCAGGCCACCACAGAAGATCTGCCGCTCGCCTTTCAGGATGGAACCCGCAGCGGAGGTGACAGTGGCAGCCTTACGATCGTAGAGCGAGGTGGCTCTGGCGTGGGTCGGCAGGTGAAGATACAGGCCCGTTACATCGGCACGTCCATCATCGTCCGGCGTGTGGGCAGCTACCTGACCTTCGCAATCCGCATGCCAGAGGACACCCTGGACTTCTCGGAGGACAATGGCGGTCTGCAGCTCTGCCTGCACGGATGCCCACGCAACGAGCTCATCAAAGAGCACATGCTGAGCCGCCAGCAGCCCCGCCTGCCAGGTGCTGGGCAGGGCACCAACACAGAGTTGGGTCCACTGCGGCCTCCTCACCAAGTCTATACGGTAGAGCGGGCCACAGCCAAGTGTAGAGAGACTCTGCAGGTGGAGGATGTGTACTTTCAGTCCTGCGTGTTTGACTTGCTGACCACAGGAGACCCTGAGTTCTCTATGGCAGCCTACAGCGCTCTGGAGGATTTAAAGGCGCTGCCGCCCAGTAAACTGAAGCAGAATCCACCAAGGACTCCTCCTCCCCACAACAGAGGGATGTcacacacatcagcagcagTTAACAGCAGCTCCCAGCTCGCACTCTTACTCCTCATTCTGCTGcttttgtaa